One stretch of Cohnella algarum DNA includes these proteins:
- a CDS encoding DUF4227 family protein gives MNRQLGKWRDRLQFTLVFLALTVLVHYAFGWMRVWLDPVDPYKVPEGEAVKVFMTGEPGKETSPLERLKLFFWLGE, from the coding sequence TTGAACCGGCAGCTCGGAAAATGGAGGGATCGGCTGCAATTCACGCTCGTTTTTCTTGCGCTTACCGTGCTTGTGCACTACGCTTTCGGCTGGATGCGCGTCTGGCTCGACCCGGTCGACCCGTACAAAGTGCCGGAGGGAGAAGCGGTGAAGGTGTTTATGACGGGCGAGCCCGGGAAGGAAACGTCGCCGCTGGAACGGTTGAAGCTGTTTTTTTGGCTTGGGGAATAG
- a CDS encoding NUDIX hydrolase, translated as MNPTDASKHPFYEQTIETKPIFEGKIISLQVDTVRLPDGGTATREIIRHPGAVAVIALLDGKLLVVEQYRKPLDLVQVEIPAGKLDAGEEPEQAALRELEEETGYRAKSLVHLHTFSTSPGFADEIIHLYFADELEPGDVHLDDEEFLTCESITLEQAEQYIREGRIYDAKTLMAVQLWRLKTLTGTF; from the coding sequence ATGAATCCGACGGACGCAAGCAAGCATCCTTTTTACGAACAAACGATCGAAACGAAGCCGATTTTCGAGGGGAAAATCATCTCTTTGCAGGTAGATACGGTACGGCTGCCGGACGGAGGAACGGCCACCCGGGAGATCATCCGCCATCCGGGCGCGGTCGCCGTCATAGCCCTGCTGGACGGCAAGCTGCTCGTCGTCGAGCAATACCGCAAGCCGCTCGACCTTGTCCAGGTCGAAATTCCGGCCGGCAAGCTGGACGCGGGCGAGGAGCCGGAGCAGGCCGCCCTTCGCGAGCTCGAGGAAGAAACCGGATACCGGGCGAAATCGCTCGTCCATTTGCATACCTTTTCCACTTCCCCGGGCTTCGCGGACGAGATTATTCACCTGTATTTCGCCGACGAGCTGGAGCCGGGCGACGTCCATCTCGACGACGAAGAGTTTCTCACCTGCGAGTCGATTACGCTGGAGCAGGCGGAGCAATATATTCGCGAAGGCCGGATCTATGACGCCAAAACGCTGATGGCCGTGCAGCTGTGGCGCCTGAAGACATTGACCGGGACGTTCTAG
- a CDS encoding MarR family winged helix-turn-helix transcriptional regulator gives MEREEHLKLDNQLCFAIYACSREITKLYAPLLKELGLTYTQYVTMLALWEEDRVSVKQLGSRLLLDSGTLTPLLKKLEAQGLVTRTRDGEDERNVYIALTERGNRLREDACGIPEAIVRKFGIPLEDVFALHREATNLLKKMKAANPLG, from the coding sequence ATGGAACGGGAAGAACATTTGAAGCTCGACAATCAGCTGTGCTTTGCGATATACGCTTGTTCGCGGGAGATTACGAAGCTGTACGCGCCGCTGCTCAAGGAGCTCGGACTGACGTACACGCAGTACGTCACGATGCTGGCGCTGTGGGAAGAGGACCGGGTCAGCGTCAAACAATTGGGGAGCCGGCTGCTCCTGGATTCGGGAACGCTGACCCCCCTGCTCAAAAAATTGGAGGCCCAGGGACTCGTCACCCGAACCCGGGACGGCGAGGACGAGCGCAACGTTTATATCGCGTTGACGGAACGAGGGAACCGGCTGCGGGAAGACGCCTGCGGCATTCCGGAGGCGATCGTCCGCAAATTCGGCATCCCGCTGGAGGACGTGTTCGCGCTGCACCGCGAAGCGACGAATCTGCTGAAAAAAATGAAGGCGGCCAATCCGCTCGGTTGA
- a CDS encoding anti-sigma factor: MELRKCGVPEEKWIDYHSGRLDPMAASELLRHREACPDCDEASEQWSGLLRRAARDDAEESRPKLRTWRKRHLQAHVVWRGLKEKTRRKGKRWRAAGVTAGLAFALLAGAIALLQTPDGDRVLLESQRYAKEHVPVGEAVMSRPDTVMYRLGAGSDAANVSLASGTTQTVWINVRTQELFLLLDGMLPSDKLDVQAWALVRGKLANLGVLEFNNNHAHLYSRGVRPELWEAIALTMEPKGGSRHPTSPDAAMFGYVSLP, encoded by the coding sequence ATGGAACTGCGGAAATGCGGAGTGCCGGAGGAAAAATGGATTGATTACCATTCGGGCCGCCTTGACCCGATGGCCGCGAGCGAGCTGCTGCGCCATCGCGAAGCTTGCCCGGATTGCGACGAAGCGAGCGAACAGTGGAGCGGCCTCCTGCGGCGGGCGGCCCGGGACGATGCGGAGGAGAGCCGGCCGAAGCTGCGCACGTGGCGGAAGCGGCATTTGCAGGCACATGTCGTCTGGCGCGGCCTGAAAGAGAAAACGAGGCGGAAAGGGAAGCGTTGGCGCGCGGCCGGCGTCACCGCCGGGCTGGCGTTCGCCTTGCTGGCCGGCGCGATCGCCTTGCTGCAAACGCCCGACGGCGATCGGGTTCTGCTCGAATCGCAGCGCTACGCGAAAGAGCATGTGCCTGTCGGCGAAGCGGTGATGAGCCGGCCGGATACGGTGATGTACCGGCTCGGGGCCGGATCAGACGCTGCGAACGTTTCGCTTGCGTCGGGAACGACACAGACGGTATGGATCAACGTGCGGACGCAGGAGCTGTTTTTGCTGCTGGACGGAATGCTCCCTTCCGACAAGCTGGACGTGCAGGCGTGGGCGCTTGTGCGCGGAAAATTGGCCAATTTGGGCGTGCTGGAGTTCAACAATAACCATGCCCATTTGTACAGCAGGGGAGTTCGGCCCGAGCTGTGGGAAGCGATCGCGCTGACGATGGAGCCGAAGGGCGGCAGCCGGCACCCGACCTCTCCGGATGCCGCGATGTTCGGGTACGTATCGCTTCCTTGA
- a CDS encoding endonuclease Q family protein, with protein sequence MAPEDIDRDVLVEELRRVFADLHVHIGSSESGEAVKISASRKLTFRSIAEEASERKGVELVGVIDSHSPPVQDDIARLLDEGEMEEIAGGGIRYRRTVILLGCELEIREPGGGPFHLLAYLPTFEAMKRWTEWMRPRMANVRLSSQRIRTTAREVQAEVLARGGKLVPAHAFTPHRGLLGCSADRLDARLEPDGIAAVELGLSADSDMASRLSELDRYPFLTNSDAHSTRMIGRECNELLLKEPSFDEWAKALSGEQGRRITANIGLHPLLGKYHGTQCAACGRAFRPHEEEADVCPDCGSKRLVRGVSGRIERLADRERPFRLSGRPPYRRQVPLSFFPGLGPRMLDKLLHAFGSEMNVLHLVPYPDLSAVAGEALASLIVKARTGDLALAAGAGGAYGKIKQGE encoded by the coding sequence GTGGCGCCTGAAGACATTGACCGGGACGTTCTAGTGGAAGAGCTGAGAAGGGTGTTCGCCGATTTGCACGTGCATATCGGCAGCAGCGAGTCCGGCGAAGCGGTCAAAATCAGCGCCAGCCGGAAGTTGACGTTCCGTTCCATCGCGGAGGAAGCGTCGGAACGGAAGGGCGTCGAGCTGGTCGGCGTCATCGACAGCCACTCTCCGCCCGTGCAGGACGATATCGCCCGTCTTTTGGACGAGGGGGAGATGGAGGAGATTGCCGGGGGCGGGATCCGCTATCGGCGGACGGTCATTTTGCTCGGCTGCGAGCTGGAAATCCGGGAGCCCGGAGGCGGGCCGTTCCACCTGCTGGCCTACCTGCCGACGTTCGAAGCGATGAAGCGGTGGACGGAATGGATGCGGCCGCGAATGGCCAACGTCCGGCTGAGCTCCCAGCGCATCCGGACGACGGCCCGGGAGGTGCAGGCGGAGGTGCTCGCGCGGGGCGGCAAGCTGGTGCCCGCGCATGCGTTTACGCCGCATCGCGGGTTGCTGGGCTGCTCGGCCGACCGGCTGGACGCGAGGCTCGAGCCGGACGGCATCGCCGCCGTCGAGCTGGGCTTGAGCGCCGACAGCGACATGGCGAGCCGGTTGTCCGAGCTGGATCGCTACCCGTTTTTGACGAATTCGGACGCCCATTCGACCCGGATGATCGGCAGGGAATGCAACGAGCTGCTGCTGAAGGAGCCGTCGTTCGACGAATGGGCCAAGGCGCTGTCGGGCGAGCAAGGACGGCGGATTACGGCCAATATCGGGCTGCATCCGCTGCTCGGCAAGTACCACGGCACGCAGTGCGCCGCGTGCGGCCGGGCGTTCCGGCCGCACGAAGAAGAGGCGGACGTTTGCCCCGATTGCGGGAGCAAGCGGCTCGTCCGGGGCGTCTCCGGACGAATCGAACGGCTCGCCGACCGCGAGCGGCCGTTCCGGCTGTCCGGGCGGCCCCCGTACCGCCGTCAGGTGCCGCTTTCTTTTTTTCCGGGACTCGGCCCTCGCATGCTCGATAAGCTGCTCCATGCTTTCGGCTCGGAAATGAACGTGCTGCACCTCGTCCCCTATCCGGATCTCTCCGCCGTCGCGGGAGAGGCGCTGGCATCTCTCATCGTCAAGGCGCGGACGGGCGATCTCGCGCTTGCCGCCGGCGCCGGCGGCGCTTACGGCAAAATCAAGCAAGGCGAATAA
- a CDS encoding Fur family transcriptional regulator, giving the protein MEARIEKVKQQLQSQGYKLTPQREATVRVLLENEEDHLSAEDVFMLVKDIAPEIGLATVYRTLELLSEMHIVEKLNFGDGVARYDLRAETNKHHHHHLICVKCGSMSEIMDDWLTPLEERLENEYNFTVLDHRLDFQGICAKCNAIEKEQETGGSPEDKVSSGA; this is encoded by the coding sequence ATGGAAGCCCGAATCGAGAAAGTGAAGCAACAACTGCAATCGCAGGGCTACAAACTGACTCCGCAGCGGGAAGCGACAGTCCGGGTGCTCCTTGAGAACGAAGAAGACCATCTCAGCGCGGAAGACGTGTTCATGCTCGTCAAGGATATCGCGCCGGAGATCGGTCTCGCCACGGTATACCGAACCCTTGAACTGTTAAGCGAAATGCACATCGTTGAAAAGCTGAATTTCGGCGACGGGGTTGCCCGCTACGATTTGCGCGCGGAGACGAACAAGCACCATCACCATCACTTGATTTGCGTCAAATGCGGGTCCATGTCGGAAATTATGGACGACTGGCTGACGCCGCTGGAAGAACGGCTGGAGAACGAGTACAACTTTACGGTTCTGGACCACCGTCTGGATTTCCAGGGCATTTGCGCCAAGTGCAACGCCATTGAAAAAGAACAGGAAACGGGCGGCAGCCCGGAAGACAAAGTGTCGTCCGGAGCGTAG
- the spoIIM gene encoding stage II sporulation protein M — MSVRTWSLSARDNLNLYVFIGVVMLCGAIFGVMLVNALTFEQQQELADELGVYLSSAGDPLSLQSSEAFWSRFALYFKWMGLIWLLGLSVIGLPLVLALDFMKGMLIGFAVGLFVRQLEWEGVLVSLAAVAPQNAVVVPAFMIASVSASRFAYYIVRERLFRKKGKLLPPFLQHSAVAFVMLLLLGCAAAYEAYLSPMLLELVVPAAADVVVRL, encoded by the coding sequence GTGAGCGTTCGTACTTGGAGTCTGTCGGCGCGGGACAACCTGAACCTGTACGTTTTTATCGGCGTTGTCATGCTTTGCGGCGCTATTTTCGGCGTGATGCTCGTGAACGCTCTCACCTTCGAGCAGCAGCAGGAATTGGCCGACGAGCTTGGCGTTTATTTGTCTTCCGCGGGCGACCCGTTGTCCTTGCAATCGAGCGAGGCGTTCTGGAGCCGATTTGCGTTGTATTTCAAATGGATGGGATTGATCTGGCTGCTCGGCTTGTCCGTCATCGGCCTGCCGCTCGTGCTGGCGCTCGATTTCATGAAAGGCATGCTGATCGGCTTCGCGGTCGGCCTGTTCGTCAGACAGCTCGAGTGGGAAGGAGTACTCGTTTCGCTCGCCGCGGTGGCGCCGCAAAACGCCGTCGTCGTTCCCGCGTTCATGATCGCCAGCGTATCGGCTTCCCGCTTTGCCTACTATATCGTGCGGGAAAGGCTGTTCCGGAAAAAAGGCAAGCTGCTGCCGCCTTTTTTGCAGCATTCGGCCGTCGCGTTCGTCATGCTGCTCCTGCTTGGGTGCGCGGCGGCGTACGAAGCGTACTTGTCCCCGATGCTGCTCGAGCTGGTCGTCCCGGCCGCGGCCGATGTTGTTGTTCGTCTGTGA
- a CDS encoding S8 family peptidase: protein MKPVEQVLTGCVRPKSTRYTERRIVVLRKNADYRKCLRQLAASGIQPVKTVSGARLICCYADKRQKWKELRNHPMVAYVEKDEKVSAHGSSVWLRSRPDRPSSPKRSRNKIPWNVCRVESPEVWSQTRGETIKLAVIDTGIAPHPDLRIAGGVNTMGGTSYKDDNGHGTHVAGIAAATGNVRIFGNAPNVRLYAVKALDRRGDGFVSDIAEGIDWCIANGIRVINMSFGLPSDNRTLREAVKRARKRGIVMVASAGNENSATGEVDYPARYAETIAVAATTRSNRIASFSSRGAGIDVSAPGVNILSTYLYHTYVRMSGTSMSAPHVSGAAALLRALCPKLGPAAVSRLIRASARRLPGFAPIAAGSGLLQTAKAAAIARRRAACSPRDAGPPGKAATK from the coding sequence ATGAAGCCGGTCGAGCAAGTGCTTACGGGCTGCGTCCGCCCAAAATCGACGCGATATACCGAACGGAGAATCGTCGTGCTCCGAAAAAACGCCGACTATCGCAAATGCTTGCGGCAGTTGGCGGCTTCCGGCATTCAGCCGGTGAAAACCGTTTCCGGCGCGCGGCTCATTTGCTGTTACGCGGACAAACGGCAAAAATGGAAAGAGCTTCGAAACCATCCGATGGTCGCCTACGTGGAAAAAGACGAAAAAGTTTCGGCGCACGGAAGCTCCGTTTGGCTTCGATCGCGTCCGGATCGCCCGTCCTCGCCGAAACGGTCCCGGAATAAAATCCCGTGGAACGTTTGCCGGGTGGAATCCCCGGAGGTTTGGAGCCAAACGCGCGGAGAAACGATCAAACTGGCCGTCATCGATACCGGAATCGCTCCCCATCCCGATCTTCGCATCGCGGGCGGAGTCAATACGATGGGCGGCACGTCGTACAAGGACGACAACGGCCACGGCACCCATGTCGCCGGCATCGCCGCGGCCACCGGCAACGTCCGGATATTCGGAAACGCCCCGAACGTTCGGCTGTATGCGGTCAAAGCCCTGGATCGGCGCGGCGACGGGTTCGTTTCCGATATTGCGGAAGGGATCGACTGGTGCATCGCGAACGGCATCCGGGTGATCAACATGAGCTTCGGCCTGCCAAGCGACAACCGGACGCTGCGGGAAGCCGTGAAGCGGGCGAGAAAACGCGGCATCGTCATGGTCGCCTCGGCCGGCAACGAAAATTCCGCAACCGGAGAGGTCGATTATCCCGCGCGATACGCGGAGACGATCGCCGTCGCGGCCACGACGCGAAGCAACCGAATCGCTTCCTTTTCCAGCCGGGGAGCCGGAATCGACGTCTCCGCTCCGGGCGTCAACATTTTGTCCACGTATCTTTACCATACGTACGTTCGCATGTCCGGCACGTCCATGTCCGCGCCGCACGTGTCCGGAGCCGCCGCCTTGCTGCGGGCGCTGTGCCCGAAGCTCGGGCCGGCCGCCGTCTCGCGGCTGATCCGGGCGTCGGCCCGCCGGCTTCCCGGATTCGCGCCGATCGCGGCCGGATCGGGCCTGCTGCAGACGGCCAAAGCCGCCGCCATCGCTCGCCGCCGCGCCGCCTGTTCGCCGCGGGACGCCGGGCCGCCCGGGAAAGCGGCAACCAAGTGA
- a CDS encoding phosphopentomutase translates to MTFRRIAVIVLDSVGIGELPDASAYGDAGAHTLGHIAARVPDLRLPNLRKLGLANIAPIADWEPEPRPLASYGKMAEISKGKDTMTGHWELMGLKIDTPFRTFPNGFPDELISKFEAETGRTVIGNRAASGTEILDELADEQIRSGSWIVYTSADSVFQIAAHEDVIPLDELYSACRTARRLTMHEPYAVGRVIARPYVGKRGAYVRTPNRHDYAVKPPQPTVLNALKNGGRDVIAVGKINDIFSGEGIGKAIPTKSNEDGIAATVRELAKEFHGLLFTNLVDFDSLYGHRRDPEGYARALEEFDRAVPSLLRSLGDDDLLVVTADHGNDPVHSGTDHTREYVPLLAYSPRAAAPGSIGTRRTFADLAATIAENFGVAAPANGTSFLNEIR, encoded by the coding sequence ATGACTTTTCGGCGCATTGCGGTTATCGTACTCGACAGCGTAGGAATCGGGGAACTGCCGGACGCTTCCGCTTACGGAGACGCGGGAGCGCACACGCTGGGCCATATCGCCGCCCGCGTTCCGGATTTGCGGCTGCCGAACCTTCGCAAGCTTGGGCTCGCCAATATCGCTCCGATCGCCGATTGGGAGCCGGAGCCCCGGCCGCTGGCAAGCTACGGCAAAATGGCGGAAATTTCGAAAGGGAAAGATACGATGACGGGGCATTGGGAGCTTATGGGGCTCAAGATCGACACCCCGTTCCGGACGTTTCCGAACGGCTTCCCGGACGAGCTCATTTCCAAATTCGAAGCCGAAACGGGGAGGACGGTCATCGGAAACCGGGCGGCTTCGGGGACGGAGATTTTGGACGAGCTTGCCGACGAGCAAATTCGCAGCGGTTCGTGGATCGTCTATACGTCGGCCGACAGCGTATTTCAAATTGCGGCCCACGAGGACGTCATTCCGTTGGACGAGCTGTACAGCGCCTGCCGGACGGCGCGCAGGCTGACGATGCACGAACCGTACGCCGTAGGCCGGGTCATCGCCCGGCCGTATGTCGGCAAGCGGGGAGCGTACGTGCGGACGCCGAACCGGCACGACTATGCGGTCAAGCCGCCGCAGCCGACGGTGCTGAACGCGCTCAAGAACGGCGGCCGGGACGTCATCGCGGTCGGCAAAATCAACGATATTTTCAGCGGGGAAGGCATCGGCAAAGCGATTCCGACGAAAAGCAACGAAGACGGCATCGCCGCGACGGTCCGCGAGCTGGCCAAAGAGTTTCACGGCTTGCTGTTTACGAACCTGGTCGACTTCGATTCGCTTTACGGCCACCGCCGCGATCCCGAAGGCTACGCCCGCGCGCTGGAGGAATTCGACCGCGCGGTTCCCTCGCTGCTCCGGTCGCTCGGAGACGACGATCTGCTCGTCGTCACGGCCGATCACGGCAACGATCCCGTGCATTCGGGAACGGACCATACGCGGGAATACGTCCCGCTGCTGGCCTACAGTCCGCGCGCGGCGGCGCCCGGCAGCATCGGCACTCGCCGGACGTTCGCCGACCTGGCCGCCACGATCGCCGAAAATTTCGGCGTTGCGGCTCCGGCAAACGGAACCAGCTTTTTGAACGAGATCCGTTAA
- the xerD gene encoding site-specific tyrosine recombinase XerD, producing the protein MRSDLDAFIEYLQAGKGLAANTLDGYRRDLNDFIGSLEALGAADVRDIRSYHLSGYLQSLRGQARSNATLSRRIVSIRAFFQYLLLQKKIAENPALSLEAPKPERKAPQVLSEQQVEKLLDAPRTDHPAGVRDRAMLEVLYACGLRVSELLALNVEHVKTELGFLICTGPGGKERMVPIGSVCAEWVSRYMREARPRLLSENSTERALFVNRLGSRMTRQGCWKTIKKLAAEASIPVELTPHTLRHSFAAHLLAGGADLRAVQEMMGHADPATTQFYRPPAKIRIKEEYDRAHPRADGSRIRR; encoded by the coding sequence ATGCGAAGCGATCTCGATGCTTTTATCGAATATTTGCAAGCAGGAAAGGGGCTGGCCGCCAACACGCTCGACGGGTATCGCCGGGATTTGAACGATTTTATCGGTTCGCTGGAAGCGCTGGGGGCGGCCGACGTTCGCGACATCAGGTCCTACCATTTGTCGGGCTATTTGCAAAGCCTTCGGGGACAAGCCCGCTCCAATGCGACGCTGTCCCGAAGAATCGTGTCGATCCGGGCTTTTTTTCAATATTTGCTGCTTCAGAAAAAAATCGCGGAAAACCCGGCATTGTCGCTCGAAGCGCCCAAACCGGAACGAAAAGCGCCGCAGGTCCTTTCGGAGCAACAGGTGGAAAAGCTGCTCGATGCGCCCCGAACCGACCATCCCGCCGGCGTCCGCGACCGGGCGATGCTGGAGGTGCTCTATGCTTGCGGCTTGAGAGTGTCCGAATTGCTCGCGCTGAATGTGGAGCATGTCAAGACGGAGCTCGGTTTTTTGATCTGCACCGGTCCGGGCGGCAAGGAGCGAATGGTGCCGATCGGGTCCGTCTGCGCGGAATGGGTCTCGCGCTATATGCGGGAAGCGCGGCCCAGGCTGCTGTCCGAAAACTCGACGGAACGCGCCTTGTTCGTCAACCGGCTGGGGAGCCGGATGACGAGGCAAGGCTGCTGGAAAACGATCAAAAAGCTCGCGGCCGAAGCCTCGATCCCGGTCGAGCTCACGCCGCATACGCTCCGGCATTCGTTCGCGGCGCATTTGCTGGCCGGAGGGGCGGATCTGCGCGCCGTGCAGGAAATGATGGGGCATGCCGACCCGGCGACGACGCAATTTTATCGGCCTCCGGCGAAAATCCGGATCAAGGAAGAATACGATCGCGCTCATCCAAGAGCCGACGGCAGTCGAATAAGGAGGTAA
- a CDS encoding ISNCY family transposase, with product MTRAELKKVLVVEKILDGHMTNVEGAATLGLTVRQMIRLKKKYVEEGGAQALVHRNRGKKPKHALSEEVKQQVVELYNTKYYGSNNCHFAELLEEHEALKLSPSSVRRILLSEGIKQAKQRRRSKAHQPRQRKPQAGMLWQIDATPFAWLEDRGPAFALHAAIDDATGTVVGAIFRLNECREGYSLVMQQGIQKYGVPLGLYSDRHTIFRSPNEKLTVEQELAGETKPLSHFGKAMAELHIEHIKAITPQAKGRVERLWQTFQDRLVIELRLLGAKTIEEANAALPMLLEKHNRKFAVQPKKVESAYMKLDPSVNLNHVFTIREYRKLGHGNTLSYYGKVYTFAKPCDFRFEARTTVEVRKTLSGEVLVWHNGQAIPLKETEKPVRKPMSKTKKAEPAQSRKPAANHPWRLAWNCRQQQDNTKTTAVQVT from the coding sequence TTGACCAGAGCAGAACTGAAAAAGGTACTTGTCGTGGAGAAGATTTTAGACGGACACATGACTAATGTGGAAGGAGCAGCGACACTCGGACTAACAGTGCGACAAATGATTCGGCTGAAGAAAAAGTATGTGGAAGAGGGAGGAGCGCAGGCACTGGTGCACCGCAATCGCGGAAAAAAGCCGAAGCACGCCTTGTCCGAGGAAGTTAAACAGCAGGTCGTTGAGTTGTACAACACAAAATACTATGGTAGCAACAACTGCCATTTTGCGGAGCTTTTGGAGGAACATGAAGCATTGAAATTGAGTCCTTCCAGTGTAAGACGTATTTTGCTTTCTGAAGGAATCAAACAAGCCAAGCAGCGCAGACGTAGCAAAGCTCATCAACCACGTCAGCGCAAGCCGCAAGCCGGAATGCTGTGGCAGATCGACGCGACGCCATTTGCTTGGCTGGAGGACCGGGGTCCTGCCTTTGCCCTCCATGCAGCCATCGACGATGCCACAGGCACGGTTGTCGGCGCCATATTCCGGCTCAACGAATGCCGCGAAGGATACTCGCTCGTCATGCAGCAAGGCATTCAGAAATACGGCGTACCGCTCGGCCTGTACAGCGACCGACACACCATCTTTCGCTCTCCTAATGAAAAGCTGACCGTAGAGCAGGAACTGGCTGGTGAAACGAAGCCGCTCTCTCACTTTGGCAAGGCGATGGCCGAACTTCACATTGAGCATATCAAGGCCATTACGCCGCAGGCTAAGGGCCGTGTAGAAAGGCTTTGGCAGACGTTCCAAGATCGCCTGGTCATCGAACTCAGGCTGCTCGGCGCAAAGACGATTGAGGAGGCCAATGCGGCGTTGCCCATGCTGTTGGAGAAGCACAATCGCAAATTTGCTGTTCAGCCCAAAAAAGTAGAATCGGCGTATATGAAGCTGGATCCATCCGTCAATTTGAATCATGTGTTCACGATTCGCGAGTACCGAAAGTTAGGACACGGAAACACACTCTCTTATTACGGGAAAGTGTATACCTTCGCCAAGCCCTGTGATTTCCGTTTCGAAGCCAGAACAACGGTAGAGGTGCGTAAAACGCTCTCTGGAGAAGTGCTCGTTTGGCACAATGGCCAGGCGATTCCGCTGAAAGAGACGGAAAAGCCGGTACGCAAACCGATGTCCAAAACAAAAAAGGCGGAGCCTGCGCAGTCACGCAAACCCGCCGCCAACCACCCTTGGAGGTTGGCATGGAACTGTAGACAACAACAGGATAACACAAAAACGACAGCCGTCCAAGTCACTTGA
- a CDS encoding purine-nucleoside phosphorylase produces the protein MNESTKAVIDESAAYIASLTPLSPEIGLILGSGLAVIGEDMEDAVTIPYRDIPHFPDSTVEGHAGELVVGKLQGRAVALMRGRFHMYEGYEPERTALPVRVMKELGARTLLVTNAAGGVNLNYEPGDLMIISDHLNLTGRNPLAGPNDNSLGVRFPDMSDAYARRLRGIAKETAAALNIPVQEGVYAGMLGPNYETPAEIRMLRALGADAVGMSTVPEVIVARHSGLEVIGISCISNMAAGILDQPLSHDEVMETTDKVKAKFIQLVLALLPKL, from the coding sequence ATGAACGAGTCCACCAAGGCCGTTATCGACGAATCGGCGGCCTACATCGCATCGCTTACCCCGCTGAGTCCGGAAATCGGCCTCATTCTCGGATCGGGCCTTGCCGTTATCGGAGAAGACATGGAGGATGCGGTGACGATTCCGTACCGGGACATTCCGCATTTTCCGGATTCGACCGTGGAGGGCCATGCCGGCGAGCTTGTCGTCGGGAAGCTGCAGGGGCGCGCCGTCGCTTTGATGCGGGGGCGGTTTCATATGTACGAAGGGTACGAACCGGAGCGGACCGCGCTTCCGGTGCGCGTCATGAAGGAGCTGGGAGCGAGGACGCTGCTCGTGACGAACGCGGCAGGCGGGGTGAACCTGAACTATGAGCCTGGCGATTTGATGATCATTTCCGACCATCTTAATCTGACCGGCCGCAATCCGCTGGCCGGTCCGAACGACAACTCCCTCGGCGTGCGCTTTCCGGACATGTCCGATGCATACGCCCGCCGTCTCCGCGGGATCGCGAAGGAAACGGCGGCCGCGCTGAACATCCCGGTACAGGAGGGCGTCTATGCCGGCATGCTCGGTCCCAACTACGAGACGCCGGCGGAAATCCGCATGCTGCGCGCGCTCGGGGCCGACGCGGTCGGGATGTCGACGGTTCCCGAGGTGATCGTCGCGCGGCACTCGGGGTTGGAGGTTATCGGCATTTCGTGCATCAGCAACATGGCGGCGGGCATTCTCGATCAGCCCCTGTCGCACGATGAAGTCATGGAAACGACCGATAAAGTCAAGGCGAAATTCATTCAGCTCGTGCTCGCCTTGCTGCCGAAGCTGTAA
- a CDS encoding redoxin domain-containing protein, with the protein MSIYDFEVETIQGKQEKLADYEGKVLLIVNTATKCGFAPQFQGLQRLHETYADKGLAVLGFPSNQFANQEPGDNSDILQACQINHGVTFPLFAKIDVNGPEAHPLYRYLTKEAPGFLGSKAIKWNFTKFLIDRQGRIVGRFPPTAKPEQIESRIQKLL; encoded by the coding sequence GTGTCCATATACGATTTCGAAGTCGAAACGATCCAGGGCAAGCAAGAGAAGCTGGCGGACTATGAAGGCAAAGTGCTGTTGATCGTCAATACGGCCACCAAATGCGGATTCGCCCCGCAGTTTCAAGGCTTGCAGCGGCTGCACGAGACCTACGCGGACAAAGGCCTCGCCGTTCTCGGCTTTCCGAGCAACCAGTTCGCGAATCAGGAGCCCGGAGACAACTCGGATATTTTGCAGGCTTGCCAGATCAACCACGGCGTGACTTTCCCGTTGTTCGCCAAAATCGACGTCAACGGACCCGAGGCTCACCCGCTGTACCGCTACTTGACAAAAGAAGCCCCCGGCTTCCTCGGGAGCAAGGCGATCAAATGGAACTTCACCAAGTTTCTCATCGACCGCCAAGGCCGGATCGTCGGGCGTTTCCCGCCGACCGCGAAGCCCGAGCAAATCGAAAGCCGCATTCAAAAGCTGTTATAG